A stretch of the Macaca mulatta isolate MMU2019108-1 chromosome 16, T2T-MMU8v2.0, whole genome shotgun sequence genome encodes the following:
- the CISD3 gene encoding CDGSH iron-sulfur domain-containing protein 3, mitochondrial: MRCVGAILRPAAHGAWDLNPRRDISSWLARWFPRTPARSVVALKTPIKVELVAGKTYRWCVCGRSKKQPFCDGSHFFQRTGLSPLKFKAQETRTVALCTCKATQRPPYCDGTHRSERVQKAEVGSPL, translated from the exons ATGCGCTGCGTGGGGGCGATCTTGCGGCCGGCGGCGCACGGCGCCTGG GACCTGAACCCGCGGCGGGACATCTCCTCCTGGCTG GCCCGGTGGTTCCCTAGAACCCCAGCCAGGTCTGTGGTGGCCCTGAAGACCCCCATCAAGGTGGAGCTGGTGGCAGGGAAAACCTacaggtggtgtgtgtgtggccgCAGCAAGAAGCAG CCCTTCTGTGACGGCTCCCACTTCTTCCAACGCACTGGCCTATCTCCCCTCAAGTTCAAGGCCCAAGAGACCCGCACGGTGGCACTCTGTACCTGCAAGGCCACTCAGAGGCCCCCGTACTGCGATGGCACCCACAGGAGTGAGCGCGTGCAGAAGGCAGAAGTGGGCTCCCCACTCTGA